The proteins below are encoded in one region of Coffea arabica cultivar ET-39 chromosome 4c, Coffea Arabica ET-39 HiFi, whole genome shotgun sequence:
- the LOC113740216 gene encoding uncharacterized protein isoform X2 — MATDCQEDSDSENPTKRTKTQSPTPENSSPPSLFSSKGKTKLQLETNCCGICLTEAARDDNSVSRGYIDSCDHYFCFVCIMEWAKVESKCPLCKRRFSTIRRPAKPPILPADRLVHVPVRDQVYYYGGNATVGPLDPYSEVKCSVCQSSVDDSLLLLCDLCDSAAHTYCVGLGATVPEGDWFCHDCTLLRDERNKSEIDSVNNNNDGNPPSYEHVSIFDVVREPKTRCVGRSSESCLSVDQVRDLETTLGDNVNVLDSRRQTDIMQGAVQLTGRTLSRCRNVHNRIQALRDNWNSFRSGSLSFSSGKRNYRCSADRKPEIGVDSVQPSSTSSLSLKSRLDDSNPGASQNKDSPEIDRAWKMLDMAKSIEKRKSTSCQSSKFTRYKYHSSDSKQRSSENLGGFKKEQRQDCHSVWKDSNKHKPLMVERQNCHDQGFGNDGIGFAIAPLPLYYQLITSQDVRCPVQHDVPHGNGKKPYEKISLGSTFTVSDSCSRPICTGSPVEPAPVSSNLVCPSVELNFPSSCKKEPWVQKGERQKFPADSKAKENYDAKSEIQSLVKLNLKLLTKDKKLGKKMYEETTERLMFSRKLQGLPPTPS, encoded by the exons ATGGCGACCGACTGCCAGGAAGATTCTGACTCCGAAAATCCCACCAAGCGCACCAAAACCCAAAGCCCAACCCCAGAAAATTCTTCCCCACCATCCCTTTTCAGCTCCAAAGGCAAAACCAAGCTCCAATTGGAAACAAATTGTTGTGGGATTTGCTTAACAGAAGCTGCTCGAGATGACAACAGCGTCAGCAGAGGCTATATTGATAGCTGCGACCATTATTTCTGCTTTGTTTGCATTATGGAATGGGCTAAGGTCGAATCCAAATGCCCTTTATGTAAACGTCGATTCTCCACCATTCGCCGCCCAGCTAAGCCTCCCATTTTGCCCGCAGACCGCCTCGTTCATGTCCCCGTGCGCGATCAG GTGTACTATTACGGCGGGAATGCTACAGTTGGGCCACTTGATCCGTATTCAGAAGTCAAATGTAGCGTGTGTCAGAGCTCGGTCGACGACAGCCTCCTTCTCTTGTGTGATCTTTGTGACTCTGCGGCTCATACTTACTGTGTTGGTTTAGGTGCAACAGTTCCTGAGGGTGATTGGTTTTGTCATGATTGTACACTTTTGAGGGATGAACGTAACAAGAGTGAGATAGATTCTGTTAACAATAACAATGATGGAAATCCGCCAAGCTATGAACATGTATCAATATTTGATGTTGTGCGAGAACCTAAAACCAGATGTGTTGGAAGATCTTCTGAAAGTTGCTTGTCGGTTGATCAAGTTAGAGATCTGGAAACGACATTGGGAGATAATGTGAATGTGTTGGATTCAAGGAGACAGACAGACATTATGCAAGGCGCAGTTCAGCTGACTGGCAGAACATTGAGCAGATGCCGCAATGTCCATAATCGTATTCAAGCATTGCGTGATAATTGGAACAGTTTTCGATCTGGATCCTTGAGCTTCTCATCCGGCAAAAGAAATTATCGTTGTAGTGCTGATAGGAAGCCTGAAATTGGTGTTGATTCAGTTCAACCAAGCTCAACATCTTCCTTGAGTTTGAAATCAAGACTGGATGATAGTAATCCTGGTGCAAGTCAAAACAAAGATTCCCCTGAAATAGACAGAGCTTGGAAAATGTTGGATATGGCGAAGTcaatagaaaaaagaaagagcacTAGTTGTCAATCTTCAAAATTTACAAGATACAAGTATCATTCATCAGATAGCAAACAGAGGAGCTCTGAAAATCTTGGAGGCTTTAAGAAAGAACAGCGTCAAGATTGTCATTCTGTTTGGAAGGACAGCAATAAGCACAAGCCTTTGATGGTTGAAAGACAGAATTGTCATGACCAAGGGTTTGGAAATGATGGCATAGGTTTTGCAATTGCTCCTTTACCATTATACTATCAGTTGATAACCTCTCAGGATGTAAGGTGCCCCGTTCAACATGATGTTCCTCATGGAAATGGCAAAAAGCCATATGAGAAAATATCACTTGGATCGACTTTTACTGTTTCTGATAGCTGTAGCAGGCCTATTTGCACTGGTTCTCCAGTTGAGCCTGCACCAGTGTCTTCAAATTTGGTTTGTCCCAGCGTTGAGCTTAACTTCCCTTCCTCTTGCAAGAAAGAACCTTGGGTACAGAAAGGAGAAAGGCAGAAATTTCCAGCTGACTCAAAGGCCAAGGAAAACTATGATGCCAAGAGCGAGATTCAATCTCTTGTCAAGCTCAACTTAAAGCTTCTAACGAAAGATAAAAAGTTAG GAAAAAAAATGTACGAGGAAACAACTGAG AGGCTAATGTTTTCAAGGAAGTTGCAAGGCTTGCCACCCACACCATCTTAG
- the LOC113740216 gene encoding uncharacterized protein isoform X1 has product MATDCQEDSDSENPTKRTKTQSPTPENSSPPSLFSSKGKTKLQLETNCCGICLTEAARDDNSVSRGYIDSCDHYFCFVCIMEWAKVESKCPLCKRRFSTIRRPAKPPILPADRLVHVPVRDQVYYYGGNATVGPLDPYSEVKCSVCQSSVDDSLLLLCDLCDSAAHTYCVGLGATVPEGDWFCHDCTLLRDERNKSEIDSVNNNNDGNPPSYEHVSIFDVVREPKTRCVGRSSESCLSVDQVRDLETTLGDNVNVLDSRRQTDIMQGAVQLTGRTLSRCRNVHNRIQALRDNWNSFRSGSLSFSSGKRNYRCSADRKPEIGVDSVQPSSTSSLSLKSRLDDSNPGASQNKDSPEIDRAWKMLDMAKSIEKRKSTSCQSSKFTRYKYHSSDSKQRSSENLGGFKKEQRQDCHSVWKDSNKHKPLMVERQNCHDQGFGNDGIGFAIAPLPLYYQLITSQDVRCPVQHDVPHGNGKKPYEKISLGSTFTVSDSCSRPICTGSPVEPAPVSSNLVCPSVELNFPSSCKKEPWVQKGERQKFPADSKAKENYDAKSEIQSLVKLNLKLLTKDKKLEANVFKEVARLATHTILGACGLEQPKHGIHPSQSSVCSHEKDNQHFRKSTLMPNSCRECFYVFVKDVVSAIVYERIRHVNT; this is encoded by the exons ATGGCGACCGACTGCCAGGAAGATTCTGACTCCGAAAATCCCACCAAGCGCACCAAAACCCAAAGCCCAACCCCAGAAAATTCTTCCCCACCATCCCTTTTCAGCTCCAAAGGCAAAACCAAGCTCCAATTGGAAACAAATTGTTGTGGGATTTGCTTAACAGAAGCTGCTCGAGATGACAACAGCGTCAGCAGAGGCTATATTGATAGCTGCGACCATTATTTCTGCTTTGTTTGCATTATGGAATGGGCTAAGGTCGAATCCAAATGCCCTTTATGTAAACGTCGATTCTCCACCATTCGCCGCCCAGCTAAGCCTCCCATTTTGCCCGCAGACCGCCTCGTTCATGTCCCCGTGCGCGATCAG GTGTACTATTACGGCGGGAATGCTACAGTTGGGCCACTTGATCCGTATTCAGAAGTCAAATGTAGCGTGTGTCAGAGCTCGGTCGACGACAGCCTCCTTCTCTTGTGTGATCTTTGTGACTCTGCGGCTCATACTTACTGTGTTGGTTTAGGTGCAACAGTTCCTGAGGGTGATTGGTTTTGTCATGATTGTACACTTTTGAGGGATGAACGTAACAAGAGTGAGATAGATTCTGTTAACAATAACAATGATGGAAATCCGCCAAGCTATGAACATGTATCAATATTTGATGTTGTGCGAGAACCTAAAACCAGATGTGTTGGAAGATCTTCTGAAAGTTGCTTGTCGGTTGATCAAGTTAGAGATCTGGAAACGACATTGGGAGATAATGTGAATGTGTTGGATTCAAGGAGACAGACAGACATTATGCAAGGCGCAGTTCAGCTGACTGGCAGAACATTGAGCAGATGCCGCAATGTCCATAATCGTATTCAAGCATTGCGTGATAATTGGAACAGTTTTCGATCTGGATCCTTGAGCTTCTCATCCGGCAAAAGAAATTATCGTTGTAGTGCTGATAGGAAGCCTGAAATTGGTGTTGATTCAGTTCAACCAAGCTCAACATCTTCCTTGAGTTTGAAATCAAGACTGGATGATAGTAATCCTGGTGCAAGTCAAAACAAAGATTCCCCTGAAATAGACAGAGCTTGGAAAATGTTGGATATGGCGAAGTcaatagaaaaaagaaagagcacTAGTTGTCAATCTTCAAAATTTACAAGATACAAGTATCATTCATCAGATAGCAAACAGAGGAGCTCTGAAAATCTTGGAGGCTTTAAGAAAGAACAGCGTCAAGATTGTCATTCTGTTTGGAAGGACAGCAATAAGCACAAGCCTTTGATGGTTGAAAGACAGAATTGTCATGACCAAGGGTTTGGAAATGATGGCATAGGTTTTGCAATTGCTCCTTTACCATTATACTATCAGTTGATAACCTCTCAGGATGTAAGGTGCCCCGTTCAACATGATGTTCCTCATGGAAATGGCAAAAAGCCATATGAGAAAATATCACTTGGATCGACTTTTACTGTTTCTGATAGCTGTAGCAGGCCTATTTGCACTGGTTCTCCAGTTGAGCCTGCACCAGTGTCTTCAAATTTGGTTTGTCCCAGCGTTGAGCTTAACTTCCCTTCCTCTTGCAAGAAAGAACCTTGGGTACAGAAAGGAGAAAGGCAGAAATTTCCAGCTGACTCAAAGGCCAAGGAAAACTATGATGCCAAGAGCGAGATTCAATCTCTTGTCAAGCTCAACTTAAAGCTTCTAACGAAAGATAAAAAGTTAG AGGCTAATGTTTTCAAGGAAGTTGCAAGGCTTGCCACCCACACCATCTTAGGTGCTTGCGGCCTGGAGCAGCCAAAGCACGGAATTCATCCCTCCCAAAGTTCTGTGTGCAGCCATGAAAAGGACAATCAACACTTCCGAAAATCTACTCTGATGCCTAATTCTTGCAGAGaatgtttttatgtgtttgTAAAGGATGTGGTGAGTGCCATTGTGTATGAGAGAATAAGGCATGTGAATACATAG
- the LOC113740217 gene encoding phosphatidylinositol 4-kinase gamma 7-like, protein MLKIMSPKLDGPVQVQMVVDMLSNSPSSGNCHGNKSTEGKLSLPPSPRRRIFVQTERGHVLGMELDRRDNASMVKKRLQLALDVPTDGSSLTFGDMILNNDLTAVRKDCPLLLTRNMMHRSSSTPCLSPTGKADQLRDKSGIVEILGQSNCFGRTSKVVKEIVRAIKSGVDPIPVNSGLGGVYYFRNCKGESVAIVKPTDEEPFAPNNPKGFSGKSLGQPGLKWSVRVGETGYREVAAYLLDYDHYANVPPTALVKVSHSVFNVNDCVNGNKLHNMGVVSKIASLQHFVRHDFDASDLGTTSFPVSAVHRIGILDVRIFNTDRHAGNLLVRKLDGVGKFGQVELIPIDHGLCLPEGLEDPYFEWMHWPQASIPFSEEELEYIRNLDPIRDCEMLRAELPMMREACLKMLVLSTTFLKEATKFGLCLAEIGEMMSREYSGHGEEPSELESVCLEARRTLREASLPIDNELRDQEYQFDMDNEDTSLCQEIQEDLPPKLPSLLQRNSVNGLNAVSKLQFLGKEDAEIHDERTCTDYSGHELDLNYFSNAVKLSKSLKRIDLVKSSGQKPKLACLAGTTCAQRRSGNELLPITTGFVNSADLSEEEWILFLSKFQELLGAAFANRKSSSIALKQRQRQGTSREF, encoded by the coding sequence ATGCTGAAAATCATGTCTCCAAAGTTGGATGGTCCTGTTCAAGTACAAATGGTTGTTGACATGCTCAGCAACAGCCCTAGCAGTGGTAACTGCCATGGGAATAAGTCAACTGAAGGAAAACTGTCCTTACCCCCTTCCCCGCGCAGGCGTATCTTTGTCCAAACTGAAAGAGGCCATGTTTTGGGAATGGAGCTGGATCGTAGGGACAATGCTAGTATGGTGAAGAAAAGGCTGCAGCTCGCCCTTGATGTTCCCACTGATGGAAGCTCTTTGACATTTGGAGATATGATACTGAACAATGATCTTACAGCTGTTCGAAAGGATTGCCCATTGCTTCTCACCAGAAACATGATGCATAGAAGCTCATCAACTCCATGTCTATCACCTACCGGGAAGGCTGATCAACTAAGAGATAAAAGTGGTATTGTTGAGATTCTTGGTCAGTCTAATTGCTTTGGTAGAACAAGTAAAGTGGTTAAAGAGATTGTAAGGGCTATCAAGAGTGGGGTTGATCCAATTCCTGTCAATAGTGGACTAGGAGGTGTTTATTATTTTCGAAACTGTAAAGGAGAATCTGTTGCCATTGTTAAGCCAACTGATGAGGAGCCTTTTGCGCCAAATAACCCTAAGGGGTTCTCAGGGAAGTCTCTTGGACAGCCTGGCCTTAAGTGGTCTGTGAGGGTTGGAGAAACAGGTTATCGAGAAGTGGCAGCCTATCTTTTGGACTATGATCACTATGCAAATGTGCCTCCTACTGCTCTTGTGAAGGTTTCTCATTCAGTTTTCAACGTAAATGACTGTGTAAATGGGAACAAGCTTCACAATATGGGAGTGGTCAGCAAGATTGCATCTCTTCAGCATTTTGTTCGCCATGACTTTGATGCTAGTGATCTTGGGACCACTAGTTTTCCAGTTTCTGCTGTACATAGGATCGGTATACTAGATGTTAGGATTTTTAACACTGACAGGCATGCAGGAAATCTTCTGGTCAGGAAGCTTGATGGTGTTGGAAAGTTtggtcaagttgagctcatccCCATTGATCATGGCCTTTGCCTGCCAGAAGGTTTGGAGGATCCATATTTTGAATGGATGCACTGGCCACAGGCTTCAATTCCCTTTTCTGAGGAAGAGCTAGAGTACATAAGGAACCTTGATCCTATTCGTGATTGTGAGATGCTGCGTGCTGAGTTGCCCATGATGCGTGAGGCATGTCTTAAGATGTTGGTACTTAGCACTACTTTCCTCAAGGAAGCAACAAAGTTTGGGCTCTGTCTTGCTGAGATTGGTGAGATGATGTCTAGGGAATACAGTGGTCATGGGGAAGAGCCAAGTGAGCTCGAGAGTGTTTGCTTGGAGGCAAGGAGGACACTTAGAGAGGCTTCATTACCTATTGATAATGAATTAAGAGATCAAGAGTATCAGTTTGACATGGATAATGAGGATACAAGTCTTTGCCAAGAAATACAGGAAGACTTACCCCCCAAATTGCCATCTTTGTTACAGCGCAACTCTGTAAATGGCCTGAATGCTGTTTCGAAACTGCAGTTCCTTGGAAAGGAGGATGCTGAGATTCATGATGAGAGAACTTGCACGGACTATTCTGGACATGAGCTGGATCTTAACTATTTTTCTAATGCTGTAAAGCTTTCGAAGTCTCTAAAGAGAATTGACTTGGTGAAAAGTAGCGGGCAGAAACCCAAACTTGCTTGTTTGGCTGGCACTACATGTGCACAAAGAAGAAGTGGCAATGAGTTGCTTCCAATAACAACTGGCTTTGTCAATTCGGCAGACCTAAGTGAGGAAGAATGGATCCTATTTCTTTCTAAATTCCAGGAGCTTCTTGGAGCTGCATTTGCTAATCGTAAATCTTCAAGCATTGCACTGAAACAGAGGCAAAGGCAGGGAACTTCACGCGAGTTTTGA